A window of the Lagopus muta isolate bLagMut1 chromosome 1, bLagMut1 primary, whole genome shotgun sequence genome harbors these coding sequences:
- the LOC125685982 gene encoding tubulin alpha-3 chain-like isoform X2, which produces MPSDKTIGGGDDSFNTFFSETGAGKHVPRAVFVDLEPTVVDEVRTGTYRQLFHPEQLITGKEDAANNYARGHYTVGKEIVDLVLDRTRKVADLCTGLQGFLIFHSFGGGTGSGFTSLLMERLSVDYGKKSKLEFAIYPAPQVSTAVVEPYNSVLTTHTTLEHSDCAFMVDNEATYDICRRNLDIERPTYTNLNRLIAQIVSSITASLRFDGALNVDLTEFQTNLVPYPRIHFPLVTYAPIISAEKAYHEQLSVAEITNACFEPANQMVKCDPRHGKYMACCMLYRGDVIPKDVNAAIATIKTKRTIQFVDWCPTGFKVGINYQPPTVVPGGDLAKVQRAVCMLSNTTAIAEAWARLDHKFDLMYAKRAFVHWYVGEGMEEGEFSEAREDLAALEKDYEEVGIDSVEAEAEEEDEY; this is translated from the exons ATGAAGTACGTACAGGCACATATAGGCAGTTGTTCCACCCTGAGCAGCTCATTACTGGGAAAGAAGATGCAGCTAATAATTATGCCAGAGGCCATTACACCGTTGGAAAAGAGATTGTTGATCTAGTGTTAGACCGCACGCGCAAAGTG GCTGATCTGTGCACTGGGCTGCAAGGTTTCCTTATCTTTCACAGTTTTGGAGGAGGCACTGGTTCAGGGTTTACATCTCTGCTCATGGAAAGGCTCTCTGTTGACTATGGCAAAAAATCTAAACTAGAATTTGCAATTTATCCAGCACCACAGGTTTCTACTGCTGTAGTGGAACCTTACAATTCAGTTTTAACTACTCATACAACACTGGAGCATTCAGACTGCGCATTCATGGTAGATAATGAAGCCACTTATGATATATGTCGTCGCAACCTGGACATAGAACGTCCCACTTATACCAATTTAAATCGACTAATTGCGCAAATTGTTTCATCCATCACAGCTTCACTACGTTTTGATGGAGCCCTTAATGTAGATCTGACAGAATTTCAAACTAACCTTGTTCCGTACCCAcgaatccatttccccttggtAACATATGCCCCtatcatctctgctgaaaaagCCTACCATGAGCAGTTATCCGTGGCTGAAATTACCAATGCTTGCTTTGAACCAGCCAACCAGATGGTAAAATGTGACCCACGTCATGGTAAATACATGGCCTGCTGTATGTTATACAGAGGTGATGTTATCCCTAAAGATGTCAACGCAGCTATCGCTACTATCAAGACTAAACGTACCATTCAGTTTGTGGATTGGTGCCCAACTGGATTCAAG GTGGGCATTAACTACCAGCCTCCAACTGTGGTGCCAGGTGGCGACCTTGCAAAGGTGCAGAGAGCTGTATGTATGCTGAGTAATACCACTGCCATTGCTGAAGCATGGGCTCGTCTCGACCATAAATTCGATTTGATGTATGCCAAACGTGCCTTTGTACATTGGTACGTTGGGGAAGGAATGGAGGAAGGAGAATTTTCCGAAGCCCGGGAAGATCTGGCTGCCCTTGAAAAAGATTATGAAGAAGTTGGGATAGACTCTGTagaagcagaggctgaagaAGAGGATGAATACTGA